AAGCGAGCCTGGCGGCCGATCTCTGGCATAACACGGGCTACAAGAACCTCCATCCCGATCTTCCCAGATCCGTGCTGGACTCCCTGAGCGGGATGCAGAGGGCCGTCGCTGCAGAGGAGCACAGGCAGATCTGCTCCACCTGACGCAGAGAGCGCCTGGCCAGAAACCATTGAGCGGCAAGTCCATCGGGGTTCCAGAAACTCCCGAGCTCTCTATGAACTTCAGTGGGAATAGTGTTATTATAGATAAAAGGGGAGAATATGAGTGAACCTGGCGTGAAACCACAAAAGGGATGGGTTTATGTAATAAGGCTCGGCATGAAAGACGGTACTGCATGGTACCCCGTGATGGTGAAGGAAGGTCAGGAAGGGTGGGAAAAAGACCTTGACGAGGCCGAGCAGTACTTTGAAAAGACTTACAAGGGCAGGGGATTCGTAACGGTCCATTATGCCGAGAATGTCTATTCCGCAGGGGTGAACGACGTGGAAAACCTCCTTGAATGGAAAGTTTTCAAAGAGAAGCATTATATCACCTAGGAGGTTTTATGGTCAGGGCCTTTTATCTGGCATTCCTGGCTGCAGTCATTCTTGTCCTGATGCAGGCCCTTCCTGCCGCAGCAGAAGGAGAGGGGGGAAAGCCCATGGGGAAGCCTCTTGCAGTGGAAGAGGGAAAAGAGTTCAGCATTACACTGGAATCGAAGGAAGCCGCGGGGTTCCGCTGGTTCCTGTGGAGCCCTCTCAATGAGAAGATAGTGAAGCTCGTCAGCTCGCACCCTGAGAAGGGAGCCGGAGGGCGGGAAATATGGACTTTCCGCGCCGTGGGCAGGGGAGAGACCTCCATTCATTTAAAATACGTTCGTGCCCGGCAGGACACACCAGGGGAAGATTCCACCGCCACCTTCGTGGTCTTTGTGGAGGCTTCCGAAAAGCCGCTCCAGGCCGAGGCCGGGAAAGAGTTCACCATCACGGTTCCTTCCAACGAGACGACAGGTTACAAGTGGGAGCTTGACGGCCCGCTGGATGAAAAGCTGGTTACCTTCGTGAAATCAGAGTATCTTGAGCCCCGGGATCCCAAACCGGGGGCAGGAGGCTCAGAGGCATGGACCTTCAGGGCGCAGCGGAAAGGCCTGGTGTCAATTTCCCTTAAATACGTGAGGCCCTGGGAGAAGAATAAGCCTCCTGCAAAGCAGAAGACCTTCACGATCCAGATCAGATAACCCGCTAAAAATTATCGTCAAGCCTCTGGTAGTGGAGCACATGGAGGGGCTCAGTGAATTCAAGCCCGAAATTCAGGGGCAGATCAAATGGAATCTCGCTTTCGTCCATAAGCGGGAGTCCTGCAAGGGAAACGGTCTCCTCCTCGAGGCAGTCCTTCCATTTCTGGTAAATATCGCCGCTCTTTCCCTCGAGTGCCTGAAGGGCTTTTTCCGACGCGTTCCTGTCGCCCTGCAGCTTGAAGAGCACCGCCCTTCCTATAATGGCGTCGGTCAGGTCAGGTTGAAGCGAGAGGGCCTTGTTGAAATATCTTTCTGTGCCCATGACCTTTTTGAGGTGAAGGGACAGCACTCCCAGGTTATACCAGGCCCACCCCTTCTTCTCACCGGTCTCGCCGGCCTTGGACAGGCTCTCGAAGCTCTCGGCGATCTTTTTCTGCTCAAACTCTATGAGGCCCCGCTGGGTCCACCCATAGAAATCGAAGGGCACGTAATAAAGGGCCTTCACGATGCTCCGGTATGCCTCGTCAAGGTTTCCCCGCTTCCGGTACGCGGCGCCGCGGCACATCCAGGCATAACCGTTTTCAGTGTCGATCCTCAGGGCCCTCTCTGCATAGTGGAGGGCCTCGGCAAATTTCCCCCGCTTGAGGCAGAATATTCCCAGGTTGGACCAGCCCTTGGTGAAGCGGTTCTGGATATCGAGGGCTTTTCTGAAGTAGCTCTCCGAGGTTTCGTAATCGTTCACCTGGAAGCATGTGGCGCCGAGGAGGAGCCATATCTGGGGATCAAGGGGGTAATGGACAAGAAACTTCTCGAACTGGGAGAGGGCCTCGTTGTAACGGTGCATCATGTAGCAGGATATTCCTTTCCCTATCAGGCCTGGACCGTTGAGGGGATCAAGGGAGAGTATGTTCTCAAAATATTCAAGGGCCTTTTCGGGAAGGTGTGCCGTGAGGTGAAGGGCGCCGGCGCCTTTCTGCAGGTGGATGTTGTCGGCCTTAGAGGCAAGGCCGTCCTTCATCACGGTAAGGGCCTCATGGAGCTTTCCAGAGCTTGCGAGCGATCGTGCCCTCAGCTGGTGGAGCAGCACGGAGTAGTGAGTGAGGTGGTAGAGGCTTGAATAAAAGCCGATGAATTTCCCGAAATTTCCGAACTCCACGAAAATCTGGGCCTTCTTGATGGTGAGCAGGGACGATGCCGGCTTGAGCTTGATGGCTTCCTCGATAAGCCTCGTGGATTCCTTTTCATTTTTTGCCTCTATCTGAAGGTTCGCCGAGAGGTAAAGGCCGATTACGGCGGCGTTGTCCATCTCCGAGAGCTTCTTGTAAATGCGCAGGGCTTCCTGCGTCTTTCCCGAGAGCTCGTCACATTTTGCCGTCCCCAGCACCGCAAAAGGGTTTGAAGCGCTGTAGTGAAGGCTCCTTGCAAAAAATTTAGATGCCCTCTCGTGCCTTTTCAGATACACGGCCAGGATCCCCCTGAGGTTCCAGTAAAGGGCGCTCTTTTTTGAGAGGGTCCACCTGTTGATGAAATTCTCCAGGAGTTCGATGGTAAGCAGGTAAAGCTCCTCCTCCTTCTGGTTCTCTATAAGGTAGCTGAAATATGCAAGCCATGAATAGGGGTTCTGGGGAAGGAGGCCTATCCACCGGTGATAGTAGTCTTCAAGAGTCCCCGGATCAATATCCTGAGGCGCGCTGAGAATCCTGTACTTATAGTAGCCCGGTGAATAGGGAGACATGGTGGCAAAGGTGCTGAAGCACTGCTCGGCTTTCTCATTCTTTCCCATGGTTTTCAGCAGCTTTCCCATGCATAACCAGCAGCAGGCCATGGAGGGGTCAAACTTGAGGGCCTGCTGAAAGGACTCAAGTGCCTGGTTTTCATCGCCCCTCCTCATTTTTCTGAGGCCCCGCACAAACCAGTCGCCGGCCGTTGACGGCGGTTTCGCCTCTTTCTTGAAGAGCCCTCCCAGGAACCCCTTTTTGTCCTCGCGGGCTTTTTTTGCAGCCTCGTTCTCTTTCTGCGTCACGTCCAGGAAGTTGCGGGCCTCCTGGAAGTCATCCCTGAGGAGAAGGGCCTGCTCGCAGGAAAAGCAGGTGTCGTCATAAGCTTCCGCCATTTTTTGGATGCGGGCGAGAAGATACCACAGATCTGCATCAGCCTTGATGGCTATCTTGTCCTTGAGGTGGGTGATGGCGTCATCGATATCGCAGAAAGTAGCGAGCAGGGTGTGAGGATCGCCGTAAAGCTTTTTTTCCTCAATGGGGCGGTATCTTGTGATTGCCTGGATGATTTTTTCCTTTTCCCCGTTCCAGTAGGAAGCTGAGTCCGATATGAGGCCCGCATCCCTGTTGGAAATATCCTGCGAAAGGATCTGGGAGCATACCGAGAGCGCTTTTTTAAAATACCCCATACTCAGGTGGATCCTTGCCATTTCCAGCATTATGGGGATATCGCTGAGGCCTTCGCTCAGTGCC
This sequence is a window from Candidatus Eremiobacterota bacterium. Protein-coding genes within it:
- a CDS encoding protease inhibitor I42 family protein, whose protein sequence is MVRAFYLAFLAAVILVLMQALPAAAEGEGGKPMGKPLAVEEGKEFSITLESKEAAGFRWFLWSPLNEKIVKLVSSHPEKGAGGREIWTFRAVGRGETSIHLKYVRARQDTPGEDSTATFVVFVEASEKPLQAEAGKEFTITVPSNETTGYKWELDGPLDEKLVTFVKSEYLEPRDPKPGAGGSEAWTFRAQRKGLVSISLKYVRPWEKNKPPAKQKTFTIQIR
- a CDS encoding tetratricopeptide repeat protein — protein: MEIKFTRIALLNGSYESANVTLDYGEFSFRWIDITHAFAVKVKTFSREEPPLLILKVRGMEGFYHIDGTKINPRLFTFTAKESHDSTSRKNYVTPRTVDIFEKSFKWIAEEICSRLERAYIDRPLVECIQSSIIFLPVFSTIQDAGAYCAQIVEAMPEGSAKKAPSIEAITEDLRKVQKPSTEEEKWKEGAIIEGKYTVQQIMKGGMGIVYVVFDPEEVAFFALKTYQQRYLWNERVINQFIKEAAIWINLERHPHIVQAKLVRIVQGKPCIFLEYVQGSNLEDELKKGPLILKQALSFAMQFCDGMHYAFRKLGLIHRDIKPSNCLITRDGILKISDFGLGKIFDDNPVEGEPLVISLKDGGKKVTSSSTSMAGTLPFMAPELFTDLKSSSVKTDIYAFGIVLYMMLTGFNPFFNEDPSEVVQNHLFKEPESPDYYNTEIPHSLGEILLTCVKKNPEERFDSFFTIKERLEKVYEETFGTPYALEETEDIFSEDDWINKGISLASLGRHREAVITFDQAIIINEESIKALIMKGRSLLELKKFEEALQCFNDAMQKDPENWESWYYKGEALLALEAVEEAFNCFDFALELNPTRAEVFTSKGKVLARMGHRKRALECFNRALALFPENEELLTEKGNVLLEYQMVQEADECFSKAIEINPRFVNAWIARGEALYRLGFYQESINHYQKALTLSPQDPETNVKIGNNYRELKNYDKARASYYKALQLDRKFSGGYLGNARLLAEMTLRERALQCLKQALSEGLSDIPIMLEMARIHLSMGYFKKALSVCSQILSQDISNRDAGLISDSASYWNGEKEKIIQAITRYRPIEEKKLYGDPHTLLATFCDIDDAITHLKDKIAIKADADLWYLLARIQKMAEAYDDTCFSCEQALLLRDDFQEARNFLDVTQKENEAAKKAREDKKGFLGGLFKKEAKPPSTAGDWFVRGLRKMRRGDENQALESFQQALKFDPSMACCWLCMGKLLKTMGKNEKAEQCFSTFATMSPYSPGYYKYRILSAPQDIDPGTLEDYYHRWIGLLPQNPYSWLAYFSYLIENQKEEELYLLTIELLENFINRWTLSKKSALYWNLRGILAVYLKRHERASKFFARSLHYSASNPFAVLGTAKCDELSGKTQEALRIYKKLSEMDNAAVIGLYLSANLQIEAKNEKESTRLIEEAIKLKPASSLLTIKKAQIFVEFGNFGKFIGFYSSLYHLTHYSVLLHQLRARSLASSGKLHEALTVMKDGLASKADNIHLQKGAGALHLTAHLPEKALEYFENILSLDPLNGPGLIGKGISCYMMHRYNEALSQFEKFLVHYPLDPQIWLLLGATCFQVNDYETSESYFRKALDIQNRFTKGWSNLGIFCLKRGKFAEALHYAERALRIDTENGYAWMCRGAAYRKRGNLDEAYRSIVKALYYVPFDFYGWTQRGLIEFEQKKIAESFESLSKAGETGEKKGWAWYNLGVLSLHLKKVMGTERYFNKALSLQPDLTDAIIGRAVLFKLQGDRNASEKALQALEGKSGDIYQKWKDCLEEETVSLAGLPLMDESEIPFDLPLNFGLEFTEPLHVLHYQRLDDNF